The Nicotiana sylvestris chromosome 6, ASM39365v2, whole genome shotgun sequence genomic sequence AATGTAGTCACCAGGGAGGGAAAATAGAATCCTTTTGACCTCAGCGGGGACCGTATGATCATTTCATCAACAATAAGCCTTGCCGCATCAAAATCCTTCTTTGTGACGAAGCACCACATCAAAAGGGCTCTTTGGAAGTTCACATCAGTCGTATTGCTTGAGGGCAAGAACCGACTGCAAATGACagtgagccaacacttagccaaatGGGTGAACGAATTGGAGTTCAGGGTGATGTAGTCATGTATCCAGATTGGTTGCCCCCCTGCGCAGAGTACATCAGTCATAGTATCCCAAGTGACACCTGGGGCGTCCTGGTAATAGTCGACGTCACCAGTAAACCGGGGCAGCCGCAATACCTGTCGAATAGTTTCCACTGAGGCATCTACCCATGTGCCTCACACAGTCACCTCCCGCAGCATATAATCTGGGCAGTTCGCGTAGAACTCCCGTACAAGCATCCTGTTCACCGTTTCAGGTTCATCAAATAAGAACTCCATTTCCCTCCGCCGGATTTCCTCATACATCTCCTCTTTTTCTGCACGGAGGGCTGCCCTATCAATCGGTATTTCAGGGATGAAGCTCTTTGAGGCCTTGACATGAAAGTCGTCCTCTGCCACTTCGGATTCGAACCTAGAAGCATCATAAGTAGGCTGTTGGGACGTGCCTGCCGATCTCTTCTGCTTCTTACGAGCCATATGACCTGCAAAGAATACAGAAGAACCATCAAATATATCCTACATGTGTCAGCCggatggttactcagacttcaccacccgATGGCACCAAATAATATCTCCCATTTATTCCATTTAGACATTATGCCAAACTCTCAACTCGTGATGTGTTCAAAGTTACAATCTCCACAATGGCCCCACAAACatacaacaccccacacttactccTTCAAGTGAGTCACATTAAAAATAACACCACCATTTACCAAATACAATACTACCACAACCTAGGGTAGGCCCAAACTGCCTCAAAATAGCACCACAAGCCCCAAATTCCCGGCCAAAAAGGTCCCACCACCAAGCTACACCGCAGAAATTACTTCTAGGCCTCCAAAACAGCTAAACAACCTCCACAATCGAAGTAGAAGAAAGACCCAACCATTTTAGCACCAAATAAATCCACAAGAAGCAAATACAACaataaaacaaagagaaaaagcAAAAATTGAAAGGAAATCTACACTATTCCTACCTAGGGTTTAACTAAATAAGTTTAGATCAAATTTACACTAAGTTAGAAGAtgaaatagagagagagagagagaaacttACTTGTTTTGTTGAGGGAAAGTGGGTGGTGAAGGTGGAAAGTAGGGGAGGATGATAATGAAGTTTTGTGAAGATGAGAGGAGAAGAGagaagatagagagaggttaGAGAGAAATTAGAGAgaaaggagggggggggggttatttTTTGTTTGTGGTTCTGGGCTGGTGGGAGAGGGTTTAGTGGTAGGTGGGAGGGTATTTTGTttaaaggggaaaagaaaaaaaattaaaacaaaacagaaaaaaaaacttACCTGGACCCCGTCTGCGTCTGTCGTGGTCGCGGTAGGACCGCGGTAGGCCAAGTTCAGATGGCCCTCTTGACCATGGTTTGACCGTGGTCGCGGTGCAACCGCGATGGCCTGGGTTCAGAGAAGGGTCAGGACCGCGGTTTGACCGCagtcgcggtagaaccgcggcctGAGCCCATCTCTGATTCTGAtgccctttttttatttttttttatattaagaagagttacacttacaacaatttcatgagttgcctcccatgcagcgcctgatttaacgtcgcggcacgacccAGATGAGTGCAGTTAAAGCTCGCTCGACCTCCGTGGTTCAGTCAACTGCAGTTGAGACCCTTCCTTGGGCTCGCTCATACCCACATACAACTTCAATCTCTGACCATTAACTCTAAATGTACGAGAGTCATTCTCAGTGGCAACGTCAACCGCTCCTGACTGGAAAACTTCAACTACTcaaaatggtccagaccatcgtgacttcaGCTTACCCGGGAACAACCTCAGTCTTGAGTTGTATAGCAATACCATGTCCCCAGGTTTGAAATttcgctcaacaatgttctgaTCGTGTAGcctcttcattctctctttgtacagccttgtgctctcaaaagaaAGATACCTGAACtcctcgagctcatgcaattctgtgactcTTGATGTGCCCGCAGCTTCCATGTCTAAGTTTAGTTGTTTTAGTGCCCACCACGCTTTATGCTCGAGTTCTACAGGTAGGTGACAGGCCTTCCCAAACactaacttgtatggtgacataccaattggtgtctTGAAAGCTGTTCtgtaggcccagagtgcatcatctagcttccttgcccaatcagttcttgtggcgttcacagttttcgttaacacactcttgatttccctattggaTACCTCAACCTGTCCACTAGTTTGCAAGTGGTATggagtagccaccttgtggcgcacatcgtATTTTATAAGCAGCCTCTCGAAGGCTCTattgcagaagtgagtgcctccgtcgCTGATAATCGCACGTGGTGTCCCAaagcgggtgaatatgttcttctttagaaaccCCACCACCACTTTCGCATCATTGGTGGGTAGCGCTACAGCTTCCACCCACTTGGACACATAGTCTACAGTAACAAGgatgtacttattgccataggagctgacgaagggacccatgaaatcaatccccCAGACGTCGAACACTTCTATctcctgaattgggttcatgggcatctcgtggcgccgggaaatgttcccggtgcGTTGATATTCATTACAACCCTTCACCCATGAGTGAGCATCTTTAAACACAGTCGGCCAGAAAAATCCGGCTTCTAGTACCTTTGCTGCTGTCTTGatccctccaaagtgtccaccataagtcgatgcatgacaagcctgcaaaatagaagattgttctatctcggagaCGCATCTCCGGATCATGTTATCCAGGCATATTCGAAAGAGAtagggctcatcccaatagtacaaGCGGCTTTCACAAAAAAATTATTTCCTCTGGACCGATGAAAGGTTGTGAGGAACTATACCACTGGCCAGGTAATTGGccaagtctgcataccatggcgcttcctgATGAGTGGTGGCGAGCAATTGCTCATCCGGAAAAGTTTCCAGAATTTCCTCAACTTCAATTgcattttcagctccctcaagtcgtgataggtGATCAGCGACTTGATTCTCAGTGCCCTTGCGGTCACGTATTTCAAGATCGAATTCTTGCAGcagcaacacccaacgaatcaggcgtggcttagagtctttcttttctattaagtacCTGAGAGCGGCATGGTCAGTGTAGACGATTACCTTTGATCCTATCAGGTAGGATCGGAACTTGTCGAATGCGAACACCACAACTAGCATCTCCTTTTAAGTCACCGTATAGTTcaactgggctccactcagcgttctgctggcatagtagattgggtgcatcAATTTGTTCTTCCGCTGGCTCCCCACTGCCCTCACTGCGTAGTCACTAGTGTCACACAttagttcgaatggttgctcccagttgggggcaacaatgatgggtgttgtgaccaACCTCTACTTCAACTCCTCAAacgctaccctgcaatcatcagaaaatacAAACGGGTGATCTTTCTCTAATAACTTACAGAGAGGTTTGGTGATtttggagaagtcttttatgaaccgccggtagaaaccggcatgtCCAAGAAAACTTCTGATTGCTTTGACCGAAGTTGGTGGAGGCAGCTTTGCTATTACATCAACCTTTGCTCGATCTACTTCTATTCCCttgcttgacacccggtgccccaagactatgccttcttgtaccatgaaatagcacttctcccagttcagcACCAGATTAGTCTCGATGCACCGTTTCAGCACACGCGTCAGATTCaccaggcactcatcaaatgaacttcccaccactgagaagtcatccatgaacacctccattatatcctcaaccatgtcagtgaatatggccatcatgcaccgttggaatgtggcgggtgcattgcataggccaaagggcatcctcctaaaggcataaatgccataagggCATGTGAAGGAGGTTCTTCTCTCGGTCCTCAGGTGCAATGgaaatctgattgtaccctgagtacccatccagaaaagaaaagtgtgacctccctgccaatctatcTAGCATTTGATcgatgaagggaagtgggaagtggtctttccgggtggctagattcaaCTTTCGATAATCCATGCAAATTTTCCAGCCTGTGACGGTTCTCGTTGAGattagttcattgttgtcattcttCACAAccatcatgccacccttcttaggcacacattgaactgggctaacccagctgctgtcatagattgggaaaataattcccgcatctaaccactttatcacctccttcttcaccacttccttcatatttgggttcagcctcctctgatgttccttggaaggtttgtgccctcttccagcagaatcttATGCATGCAGTAAGCGGGGCTGATCCCCttgatgtctgccatggtccacccaatggcagtttTGCACTCCTTCAATACCTGTAGAAGTTGTTggacctgcacatctaacaaaccagatgagataataacaggtagagTCGAGTCAGGtcccagaaattcatacctgaggtggccTGGCAATAGCTTTAGTTCCAGCTTCGgtggttcttcaatggatggcttagctggaggagtcTCCCTCTTTTCTAAGTGTAGGGGCTCAAACTCTAGATTTCTTTCCCAAGACCCTCTACCTTCCAGTGCCAACACCCATTCCGCCAAGTTCTCACTATTCACTTCTTCCAAATTCGTCAAACATGCAGCTAGGGGATCCTTAACCGTCAACACTTCATCATCAGACTGTACGATTACATCCACagcatcaataagagagcaattggcgaactcacttggtcgcctcatagatttctgcacattgaatacAATCTCTTCGTCATTGAGCCTCATCTTAAGTCCCCCGGTCTCACAATCAATAAGAGCTCTCCATGTGGCCAGGAATGGTCTTCCTAAGATGataggaatttcttcatccactttgcaatccaatatcacaaaatctgcagggaacacgaaTTTCCCCACCTGAATAAGTACATCATCAAGGATCCCAAATGGACGCTTCACagtcctgtcagccagctgcaacaacatagaggtgggtTTAGCTCTCCCAATGCCCAACCTTTTGTAAAtgaccaggggcataagattaatgCTGGCCCCTAAATCACAAAGTGCTTTCGCAAAAGCAAAGTttccaatagtgcatggaatagtAAAACTCCCTAGATCAGAGAGCTTTTCAGCAACAGGTCTAGTTACCACTGCACTGCACGTCTGAGTAAGTGtcactgtggccaagtcttggaagtcAAATTTCCGGAACATTAAATCTTTCATTATTTTTGCGTATCCAGGCATCTCCTTTAAAGcttcaatcaatggaatattaaCCTGAATTTGCTTGAGCATCTCAAAGAACTTTTTGTACTGCTCCTCCTTTTGATGCTTGGCCAACCTCTGTGGAAATGGAGCAGGAGGTCTTTTCTTCCCAATCTCTTGGGACTTTTCTTTCTCAGCTACTATCTCTACTACCGGCTCTTCAACTGCTTCAGCAACTTTCTCGGTCTCCTGCTGAGTATTCTTTTCTTCCTGAGCAGGCTGGATTGTCACATCTATCAGCCTTATGgaatcatctagctcaatgggtACCTGAATAAGTATCTCAGCCTGTATATTGTCACGAGCTCTCTCCTGCTCTACATCAAGATCCCTGCCATTACGGAGACTCaccgccatcagctgcttcgggccCTGATCTTTAGGATTGATTTGGGTATCTGTAGGTAATGTCCCCtgaggacgattgttcagagacattGAAATTTGGCCCAATTGCACTTCAATATTTTAGATTGCTgcgtcatgtgcatctactctttcatttatttttgcattgGACCCAATCACTTGCTGCATCATTGCTTCAAgtcttgtgaacccatcttcttgccttccaccatgctgTTGCTGAGGTGGGAGATACCCTTGCTGTTGACTGTTGTAGCCCTGTGATCTTGgataaggtgccatattgttggggggtctcatacctcccatgtttccaaCGTTGTACTGTGGCTGAAGTGGTCTGTATGGCTGCTGAGTTTGCTGACCCCAGTTCTGATTgccctgtctctggcctccatagtTTGACATATAGTTCATGTCCTCagggtgatgatgatgatgatcatGTTCAGCATTCCACGgattaccaattggctgactaatgcaagatgtgcacaagcccccattggtgGTATCTACAATGTGCACTTGCTGTTTCTGCCCCGAttcctccacctttttggtgagtatgctcatctgtgtcaaaagggtcgccacattttcagccatggaatttgatgggtcaaaaggcactgagtgtaccactggagtgataggtgcattcctcgtCGTCCACCCCGAATTTTGAGCCATTTTGTCAagcagactctgaccttctctccaagttttgctcaaaaatgccccACCAGTTGAGGCATCTACAATGTTCTTCATGCTATCTGACAGTCCCATGTAAAACCGTTGTCCCAACATTtgatctggaataccatggtgtggacatataaccaacattccTTTAAACCGGCTCCATGtctcatgcagtgtctccattggtttctgtttaaagctcacgatctcatcaatttgttgagctgtCTTGTTGGGCGGGTGGAACTTGATGTGAAATTGCTTGACTAGCTCATCCCAAGTTTCTATAgagtttatggggagtgagtttagccagacCTGAGCAACTCCTGTCACCgagaatggaaataataacagtctgattgcttccggagttacgttgggttgcctttgagttttgcaaatcgataggaagttcttcaagtgctgctgaggatcttcgGCTAGTGTCCCAGAAAATAATCCCTTGTTTTGCAgcaagtgcagcatgttgttcgtgatctggaacgattcagcttgtatcgcgggcacaacaatggcagtggccagattgtcagttgtgggttgtgcccagtcatatagtGCAGCCTCAGGCACAGGAAGTGCCCTATCTCTGACGTTTCCGTTGACGTTgtctacgtcacccatgtcaattttgaggttgtgtgtttgatgaggttgttgaagtcttttgttggcACGATTCAATATCCAGAATGTTTTCTCTgggtctgagagtccttcaagtaCTTCTCCAGTCCTCGTagagtttctaggcatacacctgagCAACCACGTCAACAACCGTAAaaaattttcaatcaaatcttGGTGTAGAGAAGAGTGACTATACTAAGAATTTGTTGtatttctatcaatggtaattgataattccTTTAATTCcctggcaacgacgccaaaatttgatcacgcccaactatgccttataaaaaggacaatgcagacgttgcaaatataacctgagtattccgcccagggtcgaatccacagagaattaacctatcaatcacaatctttagaaCTACTAAACTTTTGAGAACCAACTTCCCCAGACGTTTGAATCACCGTTGATGGTTTCTTTACtaactaagattgcaagtaaataaCAAGTTGTAAACTAAAATgttaaggttgtaaacaataatgagaaaatgctaaggtaatgacttcccctattgatggaatctctTCTGTTTATGCTTGatacaaattgaccaacacacctctatcaatcatgaacacttttcttaccgtaaatctctcccgagtaatcacagtaatatactattgcactttcccgagatacactagctagctttaattaacacagttcacttaagattgcactcaaggcttcgttatccctgaACTTTCTCGCggctgccgcggtcgcggtggaaccgcggccaaacagctCCTCTGAACCGCGAGCAGTCTTAACCGCGGTtttgccgcggtcgcggtggaatcGCGGCAGAATCATTTCTCTGATTCTTCAGCCTGTATTTGCGTGGTTCACTTGGGATATTTCACGGATGGCCTCTCTTTATTCAATTTTTGACTCCAAAAGTACTCCCTAGCCTTCcctagtcatatataacctgcaagtcatgaaaagcactaataagagcattttgttatcacttttattatcaaaactatgcaagaaggcggttatttagggcctgaatatagttaaattcacctattatcagaTAGATTTCTCACTTTTCGAATTAGCAAAGTCCACCCATCGAGCTCGCCAAGAAGCGACCCCAACAGGCGGAGGGACtaattgtatgggtcaaaatctgtcCATGAGGACCGAAGCTAAAAGGAATAGAAGGGGGTCGACTAAAAATTGTGGTCGTGCTCACAAGGTATGACCACGATAAGCATCTCGGCCATGGCCGAGATCGAGCCATCACTAAGTTTGTACGGTGAAGTACTCGTCGTAACGCTTGAGGGGAACAATGAAAATTATAATCAAGAGGGAACATCCTGGTTAAAGACCGTTGGACAAATGGGAAtatgagtagtataaatagaaggtAAGAAGGCAAAAAAAGAGCTGACTCCGAAAAAAGAGTAAAGAATACAGAG encodes the following:
- the LOC138871346 gene encoding uncharacterized protein, whose product is MSLNNRPQGTLPTDTQINPKDQGPKQLMAVSLRNGRDLDVEQERARDNIQAEILIQVPIELDDSIRLIDVTIQPAQEEKNTQQETEKVAEAVEEPVVEIVAEKEKSQEIGKKRPPAPFPQRLAKHQKEEQYKKFFEMLKQIQVNIPLIEALKEMPGYAKIMKDLMFRKFDFQDLATVTLTQTCSAVVTRPVAEKLSDLGSFTIPCTIGNFAFAKALCDLGASINLMPLVIYKRLGIGRAKPTSMLLQLADRTVKRPFGILDDVLIQVGKFVFPADFVILDCKVDEEIPIILGRPFLATWRALIDCETGGLKMRLNDEEIVFNVQKSMRRPSEFANCSLIDAVDVIVQSDDEVLTVKDPLAACLTNLEEVNSENLAEWVLALEGRGSWERNLEFEPLHLEKRETPPAKPSIEEPPKLELKLLPGHLRYEFLGPDSTLPVIISSGLLDVQVQQLLQVLKECKTAIGWTMADIKGISPAYCMHKILLEEGTNLPRNIRGG
- the LOC138871347 gene encoding uncharacterized protein, with product MGDVDNVNGNVRDRALPVPEAALYDWAQPTTDNLATAIVVPAIQAESFQITNNMLHLLQNKGLFSGTLAEDPQQHLKNFLSICKTQRQPNVTPEAIRLLLFPFSVTGVAQVWLNSLPINSIETWDELVKQFHIKFHPPNKTAQQIDEIVSFKQKPMETLHETWSRFKGMLVICPHHGIPDQMLGQRFYMGLSDSMKNIVDASTGGAFLSKTWREGQSLLDKMAQNSGWTTRNAPITPVVHSVPFDPSNSMAENVATLLTQMSILTKKVEESGQKQQVHIVDTTNGGLCTSCISQPIGNPWNAEHDHHHHHPEDMNYMSNYGGQRQGNQNWGQQTQQPYRPLQPQYNVGNMGGMRPPNNMAPYPRSQGYNSQQQGYLPPQQQHGGRQEDGFTRLEAMMQQVIGSNAKINERVDAHDAAI